In the genome of Rhodoplanes sp. Z2-YC6860, one region contains:
- a CDS encoding tetratricopeptide repeat protein codes for MPPSLSKKAREKAASDLAFASELERSGLFDEAEQRYRAVLQSDPRQWQALHQLGSIFLERGDHVQALEYMAAAMKANPASAEAKSNYGFILQKMERHEEALDYFSRSLVVRPTYAPALLNRGVSLHQLGRLQQALDNFERVLALEPRNVKALYNRANILHELRRFDESLATFQQTLALAPNYAEAQLNEALTRLLLGDFERGWRQYEWRWKAESQRHQRRDFAQPLWLGGEALAGKTILVHAEQGFGDAFQFVRYLPRLAALGAEVILEVKPGLRAILSGMNGVARVVEQGEPHPHFDVHCPIMSLPLAFRTTLDTIPADVPYLKAPPDRLQKWSHLSSRQGFRVALAWAGSATHKQDQLRSIPLKELVPLIAGADGVEWLSVQRELRAGDAELLNELPKVRSLGGELEDFADTAAVLSQADLVITVDTAVAHLAGALGRPVWLLVQYSPDFRWLLDREDSPWYPTLRIFRQDQLRDWSGVAGRVAEALKSSVRAAT; via the coding sequence ATGCCTCCATCCCTCTCCAAAAAAGCGCGAGAGAAGGCCGCTTCCGACCTGGCCTTCGCGAGCGAGCTCGAAAGATCCGGGCTGTTTGACGAAGCAGAGCAGCGCTATCGCGCCGTGCTGCAATCGGATCCCAGGCAATGGCAGGCGCTGCATCAGCTTGGCTCGATTTTCCTGGAGCGCGGCGATCACGTGCAGGCGCTGGAATACATGGCGGCCGCCATGAAGGCCAATCCGGCCTCGGCCGAAGCCAAATCGAACTACGGCTTCATCCTTCAGAAGATGGAGCGTCACGAGGAGGCGCTGGATTATTTCAGCAGATCGCTGGTGGTGCGGCCGACCTATGCGCCGGCGTTGCTCAATCGGGGCGTGAGCCTTCATCAACTCGGTCGCCTGCAGCAAGCGCTGGACAATTTCGAGCGCGTGCTGGCACTGGAACCGCGCAACGTGAAGGCACTCTACAACCGCGCCAACATCCTGCATGAGCTGAGGCGCTTCGACGAAAGCCTGGCGACATTCCAGCAGACGCTGGCTCTTGCGCCCAATTATGCCGAGGCCCAGTTGAACGAAGCACTCACGAGGCTGCTGCTCGGCGACTTCGAGCGCGGCTGGCGGCAGTACGAATGGCGCTGGAAAGCCGAAAGCCAGCGGCACCAGCGCCGCGACTTCGCGCAGCCGCTTTGGCTTGGTGGCGAGGCTCTCGCCGGGAAGACCATCCTGGTGCACGCCGAACAGGGCTTCGGTGACGCCTTTCAATTCGTTCGTTATCTGCCCAGGCTTGCCGCGCTGGGTGCCGAGGTCATCCTCGAGGTGAAGCCCGGCCTGCGGGCGATCCTGTCCGGGATGAATGGCGTCGCGCGAGTCGTCGAGCAAGGCGAGCCGCACCCGCATTTCGACGTTCATTGTCCCATCATGAGCTTGCCGTTGGCGTTCAGGACCACCCTGGACACCATCCCGGCGGACGTGCCGTACCTGAAAGCGCCTCCTGATCGCTTGCAGAAATGGAGCCACTTGTCATCGCGGCAAGGCTTTCGCGTTGCCCTGGCCTGGGCAGGAAGCGCCACGCACAAGCAGGATCAACTTCGTTCGATTCCCCTCAAGGAGTTGGTCCCGTTGATTGCGGGCGCCGACGGCGTCGAATGGCTCAGCGTGCAACGCGAATTGCGGGCGGGAGATGCGGAGTTGCTCAACGAGCTGCCGAAAGTGCGCAGCCTTGGCGGAGAACTGGAGGACTTTGCAGATACCGCGGCGGTCCTGTCGCAGGCCGATCTGGTCATAACGGTCGATACGGCCGTTGCGCATCTGGCCGGTGCGCTGGGGCGGCCCGTGTGGTTGCTGGTGCAATACTCCCCGGATTTCCGCTGGCTGCTCGACCGGGAGGATAGCCCCTGGTATCCAACACTCAGGATTTTCCGACAGGACCAGTTGCGCGATTGGAGCGGTGTTGCCGGGCGGGTGGCGGAGGCGCTCAAGAGCAGCGTTCGCGCCGCAACCTAG
- the dgcA gene encoding N-acetyl-D-Glu racemase DgcA, which produces MTLPLSLSVRTERWPIAGSFSISRGAKTEAQVVVVELSDGRHRGYGECVPYARYDETLQGVTEALRKIGDRLALGLDRKALQQAMPPGAARNALDCAFWDLEAKRAGKPAYELAGLAQPKPLTTAYTISLGTPESMAAAARDAATRKLLKIKLGAPGDRDRIFAVRKAAPSSELIVDANEGWTIETLIPNFTACADAGVTLVEQPLPANADAPLGSITRSVPICADESVHDRASLAKLAGRYDAVNIKLDKAGGLTEALAMAVEAERLGFRIMVGSMVATSLAMAPAMLVAQRARVVDLDGPLLLAKDRPDGLRYDGSLVYPPTPALWG; this is translated from the coding sequence ATGACGTTGCCCCTGTCGCTTTCCGTCCGCACCGAACGCTGGCCGATCGCCGGATCGTTCTCCATCAGCCGCGGCGCCAAGACCGAGGCGCAGGTGGTGGTCGTCGAGCTGAGCGACGGCCGCCACCGGGGCTACGGCGAATGCGTGCCTTATGCGCGCTACGACGAGACCTTGCAGGGCGTAACCGAGGCGCTGCGCAAGATCGGCGACAGGCTCGCCCTCGGTCTCGACCGCAAGGCGCTGCAGCAGGCGATGCCCCCGGGGGCGGCCCGCAATGCGCTCGATTGCGCGTTCTGGGATCTCGAGGCCAAGCGCGCGGGCAAGCCTGCCTACGAACTCGCCGGCCTCGCTCAGCCTAAGCCGCTGACCACGGCCTACACCATTTCGCTCGGCACGCCGGAGTCCATGGCGGCGGCCGCGCGCGACGCCGCCACGCGCAAGCTCCTGAAGATCAAGCTCGGCGCCCCGGGCGACCGCGACCGCATCTTTGCGGTGCGCAAGGCCGCGCCCTCCTCCGAGCTCATCGTCGACGCCAATGAAGGCTGGACCATCGAGACGCTCATTCCGAACTTCACGGCCTGCGCCGACGCGGGCGTGACCTTGGTCGAGCAGCCGCTGCCGGCGAACGCCGACGCGCCGCTCGGATCGATCACGCGCTCGGTGCCGATCTGCGCGGACGAGAGCGTGCACGACCGCGCGAGCCTCGCCAAACTCGCCGGCCGCTACGATGCCGTCAACATCAAGCTCGACAAGGCCGGCGGATTGACCGAAGCGCTGGCCATGGCCGTCGAAGCCGAACGGCTCGGCTTCCGCATCATGGTCGGCTCGATGGTTGCGACCTCGCTCGCCATGGCGCCGGCCATGCTGGTGGCGCAGCGCGCCCGCGTGGTCGATCTCGACGGCCCATTGCTGCTCGCAAAAGACCGGCCCGATGGTCTACGCTACGACGGCAGCCTGGTTTATCCGCCGACGCCCGCGTTGTGGGGATAG
- a CDS encoding sigma-70 family RNA polymerase sigma factor, whose protein sequence is MRTQLCLENTAKASHRSLRTTSVTSSAGSLPASQQIAVVASKRDAVVDAKPEKRTERPLRDVVLVHLDDLYTYARFLLLKPADAEDAVHECYLKAMMNIDDYRDATAKLWLLKILRMVCVREILQRGDSDLGDQKSSLTVASANDPSAAEPPNVNAETAVQALIASLPLSLRETIVLRECIRLSCSEIAAVTGASDSVVNKRLARAREMLLDRGALSRRSKI, encoded by the coding sequence ATGCGCACGCAGCTTTGTCTGGAAAACACGGCAAAGGCCTCTCACCGGAGCCTTCGGACGACCTCGGTGACGAGCAGTGCCGGCAGCCTGCCGGCCTCACAACAGATTGCCGTTGTGGCAAGCAAGCGAGACGCCGTTGTCGACGCGAAGCCGGAAAAACGGACCGAGCGGCCGCTCCGGGACGTCGTGCTCGTTCATCTCGACGACCTCTACACCTATGCGCGCTTTCTGTTGCTCAAGCCCGCCGACGCCGAAGACGCCGTTCACGAGTGCTATCTGAAAGCGATGATGAACATCGATGACTATCGGGACGCCACCGCGAAGCTGTGGCTCCTGAAGATTTTGAGAATGGTCTGTGTCCGGGAGATTTTACAACGCGGAGATAGCGACCTTGGCGACCAGAAATCTTCTTTGACGGTGGCAAGCGCGAACGACCCGAGCGCCGCCGAGCCGCCAAACGTAAATGCCGAGACCGCGGTTCAAGCACTCATTGCCTCGCTTCCGCTTTCCTTGCGGGAAACGATCGTTCTCCGTGAATGCATCCGCCTCTCATGCAGCGAGATCGCGGCAGTCACGGGCGCATCGGATTCGGTGGTGAACAAGCGCCTGGCCAGAGCTCGCGAAATGCTGCTCGATCGAGGGGCGCTGTCGCGACGCTCGAAGATTTAG
- a CDS encoding Bug family tripartite tricarboxylate transporter substrate binding protein, with amino-acid sequence MLTRRTLALGFAASALATRSALADTYPVRPIKMIAPFTPGSPVDVVARLLAQQLSTALPQSVVVENRPGAGTIIGMKATTTAAPDGYTLLFQSSSLVVAPAMYKNLDFDPLKSFAPVANVAWGSWVTVVPPDLPVRNARELIDYAKANPDKLAFGFGQGTAPQLVGEWFNKTNGLKIASVPYKGGMQAVTDMMTGSIQVNIGTTATLLPLIREGKIRAIAQWGPSREPELPEVPTMIESGFPGLSLGFWAGLWAPAGTPQAVIDTLNASTNRALDMPETREAMRRLGVAPRIGSPKDFADFIAAEAPKWQRIVEASGVQIN; translated from the coding sequence ATGCTGACACGACGCACACTCGCTCTGGGGTTCGCGGCAAGCGCGCTCGCGACGCGTTCCGCGCTCGCCGACACATATCCGGTGCGGCCGATCAAGATGATCGCGCCGTTCACGCCGGGCTCGCCGGTCGACGTGGTGGCGCGGCTCCTCGCCCAGCAGCTTTCGACGGCGCTGCCGCAGAGCGTCGTGGTCGAAAACCGGCCCGGTGCCGGCACCATCATCGGCATGAAGGCGACAACAACCGCCGCGCCCGACGGCTATACGCTTCTGTTCCAGAGTTCGAGTCTCGTCGTTGCGCCGGCGATGTACAAGAACCTGGACTTCGACCCGCTCAAGAGCTTCGCGCCGGTCGCCAACGTCGCCTGGGGCTCGTGGGTCACCGTCGTGCCGCCGGACCTTCCGGTGCGCAACGCCCGCGAGCTCATCGACTATGCCAAGGCCAATCCCGACAAGCTCGCCTTCGGCTTCGGCCAGGGCACCGCGCCGCAGCTCGTCGGCGAATGGTTCAACAAGACCAACGGCCTCAAGATCGCCAGCGTCCCTTACAAAGGCGGCATGCAGGCCGTCACCGACATGATGACCGGTTCGATCCAGGTCAACATCGGCACCACCGCGACGCTGCTGCCGCTCATCCGTGAGGGAAAGATCCGCGCCATCGCGCAATGGGGGCCTTCGCGCGAGCCGGAACTGCCCGAGGTGCCGACCATGATCGAAAGCGGCTTTCCCGGCCTGTCGCTCGGCTTCTGGGCCGGGCTATGGGCGCCGGCCGGCACGCCGCAAGCCGTCATCGACACGCTGAACGCCTCGACCAACCGCGCGCTCGACATGCCGGAGACGCGCGAGGCCATGCGGCGGCTCGGCGTTGCGCCCCGCATCGGCTCGCCGAAGGATTTCGCCGATTTCATCGCGGCCGAGGCGCCGAAATGGCAGCGCATCGTCGAAGCCAGTGGCGTGCAGATCAACTGA
- a CDS encoding amidohydrolase family protein, with amino-acid sequence MTTRRDFFGKAAGALAGVAFCGCNMFDAPHVHAQTAPRRREVVVNGRRIKTVDIHSHCAFPEALAMMNLKLNPANLQYGPDRFEAMDKQGIDIEALSINPFWYKADRDVAEKLVKLQNEKLAELVAAHPDRFVAFTTVAMQFPDLAVQQLEYGIKKLGLRGMSVGAGVEGMELADPKFHPIWAKCEELGCLVFMHPGGTPELGKRLGGNGGLGNTIGNPLETTIALSHLIFEGTLDRFPGLKICASHGGGYLPFYAPRSDAICVTFPDRCAAVPLKKKPTEYLKSFYYDTIVITPEALRTLAGEVGADRIMMGTDYPFPWNTTPVDHILKTSGLSDADKANMLGDTAARLLGIK; translated from the coding sequence ATGACGACGCGCAGGGATTTCTTCGGCAAGGCGGCTGGCGCATTGGCTGGTGTGGCGTTCTGCGGCTGCAACATGTTCGACGCGCCGCATGTGCACGCGCAGACTGCGCCGCGCCGCCGCGAGGTCGTGGTCAACGGCCGCCGCATCAAGACCGTCGACATCCACTCGCACTGCGCGTTCCCCGAAGCGCTGGCGATGATGAACCTGAAGCTCAACCCGGCCAACCTTCAATATGGCCCGGACCGCTTCGAAGCCATGGATAAGCAGGGCATCGACATCGAGGCGCTGAGCATCAATCCGTTCTGGTACAAGGCCGACCGCGATGTGGCCGAGAAGCTGGTCAAACTGCAGAACGAGAAGCTCGCCGAGCTCGTCGCCGCGCATCCGGACCGCTTCGTCGCCTTCACCACCGTGGCGATGCAATTTCCGGATCTGGCCGTGCAGCAGCTCGAATACGGCATCAAGAAGCTCGGCCTGCGCGGCATGTCGGTCGGCGCCGGCGTCGAAGGCATGGAGCTGGCCGATCCAAAGTTTCATCCGATCTGGGCCAAGTGCGAAGAGCTCGGCTGTCTCGTCTTCATGCATCCGGGCGGCACGCCGGAGCTCGGCAAGCGGCTCGGCGGCAACGGCGGTCTCGGCAACACCATCGGCAATCCGCTCGAGACCACCATCGCGCTGTCGCATCTGATTTTCGAGGGCACGCTCGACCGCTTCCCGGGGCTGAAGATCTGCGCCTCGCACGGCGGCGGCTATCTGCCGTTCTACGCGCCGCGCTCGGACGCGATCTGCGTCACCTTCCCGGACCGCTGCGCGGCCGTGCCGCTGAAGAAGAAGCCCACCGAATATCTGAAGAGCTTCTACTACGACACCATCGTCATCACCCCGGAAGCGCTGCGGACGCTCGCCGGCGAGGTGGGCGCCGACCGCATCATGATGGGCACCGACTATCCGTTCCCCTGGAACACGACGCCGGTCGATCACATCCTCAAGACGTCCGGGCTGAGCGACGCCGACAAGGCCAACATGCTGGGCGACACCGCGGCGCGGCTTCTGGGTATAAAGTAA
- a CDS encoding Bug family tripartite tricarboxylate transporter substrate binding protein, translating into MVGRRALLTGGIALCVAFSAGFAVPALAQSYPDKPVKMIVPFPAGGPIDTMARLTAADLGTRLSQQVIVENRPGAGSTIGFKAAASAEPDGYTLLFGSSGSLAIVDALYPSLDVNPLKHFTTVATTSLLPHIMVVGPSVPAKTVGELIAYARANPGKLNYGAGLGTPPHLLSTLFKTQAGLDVTYVPYKGSAPSVTDLLAGQTHFTIDGMLILIPQVKQGKLRPLAVARPERWPDLPDVPTFVESGFPDLIVDAWTGVVAPKGTPAPIIDKLNAAINEGLRTPETKTALSHFSALPKASSPAEFDAFLRDQLTKWAAMVKLAGAKGE; encoded by the coding sequence ATGGTCGGCAGGCGAGCGCTGCTGACAGGAGGCATCGCGCTTTGCGTCGCGTTCAGCGCGGGTTTTGCCGTGCCCGCCCTCGCCCAGTCCTATCCCGACAAACCGGTCAAGATGATCGTGCCGTTCCCGGCCGGCGGGCCGATCGACACCATGGCCCGCCTCACGGCAGCGGACCTCGGCACACGGCTCAGCCAGCAGGTCATCGTCGAGAACCGTCCCGGCGCAGGCTCGACCATCGGCTTCAAGGCGGCGGCCTCGGCCGAGCCCGACGGCTATACGCTGCTGTTCGGCTCATCCGGCTCGCTCGCCATAGTGGACGCGCTCTATCCGAGCCTCGATGTCAATCCGCTGAAGCACTTCACCACGGTCGCGACCACCTCGCTCCTGCCCCACATCATGGTGGTCGGGCCGAGCGTGCCGGCCAAGACCGTTGGCGAGCTCATCGCCTATGCCAGGGCCAACCCGGGCAAGCTCAACTACGGCGCGGGTCTCGGCACGCCGCCGCATCTTCTTTCGACGCTGTTCAAGACCCAGGCCGGCCTCGATGTCACCTACGTGCCCTACAAGGGGTCGGCGCCGTCGGTGACCGACCTGCTCGCAGGCCAGACCCATTTCACCATCGACGGCATGCTGATCCTCATTCCGCAGGTCAAGCAGGGCAAGCTTCGCCCCCTCGCCGTCGCGCGGCCGGAGCGCTGGCCGGATCTGCCGGACGTTCCGACCTTCGTCGAGTCAGGGTTTCCCGACCTGATCGTTGACGCCTGGACCGGCGTCGTCGCGCCGAAGGGCACGCCGGCGCCGATCATCGACAAGCTCAACGCCGCGATCAACGAAGGCCTGCGCACACCGGAGACCAAGACCGCGCTCAGCCATTTCAGCGCGCTGCCGAAGGCCAGCTCGCCCGCCGAATTCGACGCATTTCTCCGCGATCAGCTCACGAAATGGGCCGCAATGGTAAAGCTCGCCGGCGCCAAAGGCGAATAG
- a CDS encoding Bug family tripartite tricarboxylate transporter substrate binding protein, with protein MISRRALLAAGAVCGTALVTRARAEGFPDRPIRMIVPFAPGGPVDVMARLVAQPLGGVLGQPVVVENRGGASGGIGSKIVASAAPDGSTLLCGNISSLVIQPITTNSRDFDLFKSFVPVARLSQNVEVLAVAPNFPASTVRELIAYAKAHPGELNYGSGGVGNISQLAAELFRLRTGIDIVHVPFKGASEVYTAILGGQVQMYFGDIGGMLPLINEKRLKALALSGATRSRELPDLPTMIESGVPDYQVSTFIGVMAPAGTPPAVVTQLNRTINHSLGTPEVAAVAAKLNADLTPLSPEDFGAFLYKEYDKWSDVVRAAGIKIE; from the coding sequence ATGATCAGCCGACGCGCGCTGCTCGCGGCCGGTGCCGTTTGCGGCACAGCCCTGGTCACACGAGCACGGGCGGAAGGCTTCCCGGATCGCCCGATCCGCATGATCGTGCCGTTTGCGCCGGGCGGCCCGGTCGACGTCATGGCGCGTCTCGTCGCCCAGCCGCTCGGCGGCGTCCTCGGCCAGCCTGTCGTGGTCGAGAACCGCGGCGGCGCCTCGGGCGGTATCGGCTCGAAGATCGTCGCGTCGGCCGCGCCGGACGGCTCCACGCTTCTTTGTGGCAACATCAGCTCGCTGGTGATCCAGCCGATCACCACCAACAGCCGCGACTTCGACCTGTTCAAGTCGTTCGTGCCGGTGGCGCGGCTGTCGCAGAACGTCGAGGTGCTGGCGGTGGCGCCAAACTTTCCCGCCAGCACGGTGCGCGAGCTCATCGCCTACGCCAAGGCCCACCCCGGCGAACTCAATTACGGTTCGGGTGGCGTCGGCAACATCAGTCAGCTCGCCGCGGAACTGTTCCGGCTGCGCACCGGCATCGACATTGTCCACGTGCCGTTCAAGGGCGCGTCGGAGGTCTACACCGCGATCCTCGGCGGCCAGGTGCAGATGTATTTCGGCGATATCGGCGGCATGCTGCCGCTGATCAACGAGAAGCGGCTCAAGGCGCTGGCGCTGTCCGGCGCGACGCGCTCGCGGGAGCTGCCCGATCTGCCGACGATGATCGAAAGCGGCGTGCCGGACTATCAGGTCTCGACCTTCATCGGCGTCATGGCGCCCGCCGGAACGCCGCCCGCGGTGGTGACGCAGCTCAACCGCACGATCAATCACAGTCTTGGCACGCCGGAGGTGGCCGCCGTCGCGGCCAAGCTCAACGCCGACCTGACGCCGCTGTCGCCGGAGGATTTCGGGGCGTTTCTCTACAAAGAATACGACAAATGGTCCGATGTCGTGCGCGCCGCCGGCATCAAGATTGAATGA
- a CDS encoding adenylate/guanylate cyclase domain-containing protein produces MAEARVERRLSAILAADIAGFSALVGADEAHTACDLEGHQAVIVPMVVESGGRVIDAGDGILAEFPNAVNAVKCAVAIQSMMAERNVGIEPERCMEFRIGVNIGELVDDKVRVHGDGIDVAAKLEAIAEPGGICVSSKVYEEVSGQIDLAYQDIGERQLENIAQPVRVYRVQLGKSRTGAERQLTAMLAADVAGYSRLVENDEEGTLAQWKGHWHGLIEPKIKEFHGRIVRVIGDGVLVEFASVVDAVRCAVEVQRGMAARNAEVPHDKRIEFRMGINFGELIIDGGDFWGDAVNITARLEALAEPGGICVSGRVQEDVKGKLDIVFEDAGEQQLKNIARPVRVYRIRTSSGGPIPAVIQQKPRAARSRLRWSLAAAALLVLLLGGGEQLWQSVSQRYSLSQVIREAQAPAPLPDKRSIAVLPFLNMSSDPEQEYFSDGMTEDLITELSRLTGLFVIARNSVYTFKGRAIRIEQVSRELGVRYVVEGSVRKADNRLRITAQLIDGNTGYHVWAQYYDRELHDVFGVQEEIARRITSALAVKLTKEEEKNMGRPYTSNPVAWEYFMRGAELYRRFTPKDNAEARSLFEKAISLDPEFSRAYAILAATHRQDSNGRWSKDPQTSEELAYRMAQKAVELARKELEPKPSLPYALEQIGWVLLYREKHEEARQAAEEAVQRNHNYADGYALWAHVLIYMEKPEEALRKSQEAIAHNPIYPFFYDYHRGQAYYVWGVLTSAKDPDAARQRFEEAEKHLRAALAKNNNFRPARSYLVATLSELGRKDEAAKEMKISLEKGEPLVAILKSGDQKLSDEHIRTLTPYTGDEIRSRLAKVWREAAR; encoded by the coding sequence ATGGCCGAAGCCCGTGTGGAACGGCGGCTAAGCGCTATTCTCGCGGCTGACATCGCCGGGTTTAGCGCGTTGGTGGGTGCAGACGAGGCGCACACCGCGTGTGATCTCGAAGGGCATCAAGCCGTCATCGTTCCGATGGTTGTCGAATCTGGCGGGCGCGTCATCGATGCTGGCGACGGCATTCTTGCCGAATTCCCAAACGCCGTGAACGCGGTCAAGTGCGCGGTCGCGATCCAATCCATGATGGCTGAGCGCAATGTCGGCATCGAGCCAGAACGGTGCATGGAGTTTCGCATCGGCGTGAATATCGGCGAACTGGTCGACGACAAAGTCCGTGTCCATGGTGACGGCATCGACGTGGCTGCAAAGCTGGAGGCCATCGCAGAGCCCGGCGGCATCTGCGTCTCCAGCAAAGTTTACGAAGAGGTCAGCGGACAAATTGATCTCGCTTACCAGGATATTGGCGAGCGACAGCTCGAAAACATCGCGCAGCCTGTGAGGGTTTACCGCGTTCAGCTTGGCAAGAGCAGGACTGGAGCGGAACGACAGCTCACAGCCATGCTTGCCGCCGATGTTGCCGGGTATAGCCGCCTCGTGGAAAACGACGAGGAGGGCACGCTCGCCCAGTGGAAGGGACACTGGCACGGTCTCATCGAGCCCAAGATCAAGGAGTTTCACGGGCGGATCGTGAGAGTGATCGGCGATGGAGTGCTTGTGGAATTTGCAAGCGTCGTAGACGCCGTGCGCTGTGCCGTCGAGGTGCAGCGCGGGATGGCGGCGCGCAACGCCGAAGTGCCGCACGACAAGCGAATCGAATTCCGCATGGGCATCAACTTCGGGGAGCTCATCATCGACGGCGGCGACTTCTGGGGCGATGCCGTCAACATAACGGCACGCTTGGAGGCGCTGGCGGAGCCTGGGGGAATTTGCGTTTCCGGCCGGGTACAGGAGGACGTGAAGGGCAAGCTCGACATCGTGTTTGAGGACGCGGGCGAGCAGCAGCTCAAGAACATCGCGCGGCCAGTACGCGTATACCGCATACGGACAAGTTCAGGGGGACCGATCCCTGCGGTCATCCAGCAGAAACCGCGCGCCGCCAGATCCAGGCTGCGATGGAGCCTGGCTGCGGCCGCGCTGCTGGTCCTGCTGCTCGGGGGCGGGGAACAACTCTGGCAATCGGTCTCTCAACGGTACTCCCTATCGCAGGTCATCCGCGAGGCGCAGGCCCCAGCTCCGCTGCCGGACAAGCGCTCGATCGCCGTGCTCCCCTTTCTCAATATGAGCAGCGACCCCGAGCAGGAATACTTCAGCGACGGGATGACCGAGGATCTCATTACGGAGCTCTCCAGGCTCACTGGGCTGTTCGTGATCGCGCGCAACTCCGTTTACACATTCAAGGGCAGGGCGATCAGAATTGAGCAAGTGAGCCGAGAGTTAGGGGTGCGATATGTCGTCGAGGGGAGCGTGCGCAAAGCCGACAACCGGCTTCGGATCACGGCACAGCTGATCGACGGCAACACGGGCTATCACGTGTGGGCGCAGTACTACGATCGGGAATTGCACGACGTTTTCGGCGTGCAGGAGGAGATCGCCCGGCGGATCACGAGTGCACTGGCGGTGAAGCTAACGAAAGAGGAGGAAAAAAATATGGGGCGGCCATACACGAGCAATCCGGTGGCCTGGGAATATTTCATGCGCGGGGCAGAGCTCTATCGGCGCTTCACGCCCAAGGACAATGCGGAAGCGCGGAGCCTTTTCGAGAAAGCCATTAGCCTGGACCCCGAGTTTTCAAGAGCGTACGCGATTCTGGCCGCGACCCATCGGCAGGATTCCAACGGGAGGTGGAGTAAGGATCCCCAGACCTCGGAGGAACTGGCCTATCGCATGGCGCAAAAGGCGGTTGAGCTGGCAAGAAAGGAGCTCGAGCCCAAGCCGTCGTTACCATATGCGCTCGAACAAATTGGGTGGGTTCTCCTGTACAGGGAGAAACATGAGGAGGCCAGGCAGGCGGCAGAGGAAGCGGTCCAACGCAATCACAACTACGCAGATGGCTATGCCTTATGGGCGCATGTGCTGATCTATATGGAGAAACCGGAAGAAGCGCTTCGCAAGTCGCAAGAAGCTATTGCTCATAATCCGATCTATCCGTTCTTTTACGACTACCACCGCGGCCAGGCTTATTACGTGTGGGGCGTGCTGACCTCGGCAAAGGACCCTGACGCCGCCAGGCAACGTTTTGAGGAGGCCGAGAAGCACCTTCGGGCGGCCCTTGCGAAAAACAACAATTTCAGGCCGGCCCGCTCGTACCTCGTGGCGACCCTCAGTGAGCTTGGTCGGAAGGATGAGGCGGCGAAAGAGATGAAGATATCCTTGGAGAAAGGTGAGCCGTTGGTCGCAATCTTGAAGAGTGGCGACCAGAAGCTCTCCGACGAGCATATCCGCACGCTGACGCCATATACGGGTGACGAGATCAGAAGCCGCCTTGCAAAAGTCTGGCGGGAGGCGGCTCGCTGA
- a CDS encoding AraC family transcriptional regulator translates to MDVTAHTSPYRVPTFTYAGPPEGPAYEAWREEFCRRFCQLDAETATADRIECTVEISQAGPLSFGTAHGSSGSFVRTRPLLSDGHDDLVLLTAIKGDALAVQRGRSIELRPSEMCLTSLDHIGESRLSEGGRYTALRMPRRDLMALSRNIEDKLARPLQGSAALKHFISEYFALCAGTAPALDLTVQHVMARQMMELVALLAETGGDAPSRTSGNGFGTARLQLIQTQTLENLHDCGLTIASVARRACLSPRQVQRLFEQTGSTFSEFLLEQRLLLAHRRLSAAGTRRNKISTIAFDAGFSDLSYFNRSFRKRFGMTPSEWRDDQVFA, encoded by the coding sequence ATGGACGTCACAGCTCATACATCGCCGTATCGTGTGCCGACCTTCACCTATGCGGGACCGCCGGAGGGGCCTGCTTACGAAGCCTGGCGGGAGGAGTTCTGCCGCCGCTTCTGCCAGCTCGATGCGGAAACGGCCACGGCCGACCGCATCGAATGCACTGTCGAGATCAGCCAGGCTGGCCCCCTGTCCTTCGGCACGGCCCATGGCTCGTCCGGAAGCTTCGTTCGCACCCGGCCTCTGCTTTCGGACGGCCATGACGATCTTGTTTTGCTGACAGCCATCAAGGGCGATGCTCTTGCAGTTCAGCGCGGCCGCAGCATCGAACTCCGGCCATCGGAAATGTGCCTGACCTCGCTCGACCACATCGGCGAGAGCCGTCTGAGCGAAGGCGGCCGCTACACGGCCCTGCGCATGCCGCGCCGCGATCTGATGGCGTTGTCCAGGAACATCGAGGACAAGCTCGCGAGACCGCTTCAGGGAAGCGCCGCCCTGAAACACTTCATCAGCGAGTATTTTGCGTTGTGCGCCGGGACGGCCCCTGCCCTCGACCTCACCGTCCAGCACGTGATGGCGCGGCAAATGATGGAGCTGGTCGCGCTCCTGGCGGAAACCGGCGGCGATGCGCCGTCTCGGACTTCCGGCAACGGCTTCGGCACGGCGCGCCTTCAGCTCATCCAGACTCAAACGCTCGAGAACCTTCATGACTGCGGCCTGACCATCGCGTCGGTCGCACGTCGTGCCTGCTTGAGCCCCAGGCAGGTGCAACGGTTGTTCGAGCAGACCGGCTCGACGTTTTCGGAATTCCTCCTCGAGCAGCGCCTGCTGCTCGCACATCGCCGCTTGTCCGCCGCCGGCACGAGACGGAATAAGATCAGCACGATCGCGTTCGATGCCGGCTTCAGCGATCTGTCCTATTTCAACCGCAGCTTCCGGAAACGGTTCGGCATGACGCCGTCCGAATGGCGGGACGATCAGGTCTTTGCCTAA